Proteins co-encoded in one Cytophaga hutchinsonii ATCC 33406 genomic window:
- a CDS encoding DUF6984 family protein, with translation MNNRRQIRTEEKILIEFLLTKIPASPTYIIPEEVEEYGAFGMGSINLNNPNTDLYDSDLIQAEYTDADKIPVVISLTKDQHNQLLDLDFWKSDFSRLVVYPKPADLLFAE, from the coding sequence ATGAATAATAGAAGACAGATACGTACAGAAGAAAAAATATTGATCGAATTCCTGCTGACAAAAATTCCGGCAAGCCCCACATACATCATTCCCGAAGAAGTTGAAGAATACGGCGCTTTTGGAATGGGTAGCATAAACTTAAATAATCCGAATACAGATTTATACGACAGCGATCTGATTCAGGCCGAATACACAGATGCAGATAAAATTCCGGTTGTGATTTCTCTTACTAAAGATCAGCACAACCAATTGCTGGATCTGGATTTCTGGAAATCTGATTTTTCCAGACTGGTTGTTTATCCTAAACCTGCGGATCTGTTGTTTGCAGAATAA
- a CDS encoding glycoside hydrolase family 9 protein, which yields MIKLKTLSFTALLFVAGLFAHAQSFSPYIVVDQFGYLPLATKVAVIRDPHVGFDAADAFTPGTSYALIDATNNAAVFTGTPAAWKNGFVDTTSGDKAWWFDFTSYTTPGKYYVKDVTNNARSAEFVISTTVYKDVLKAAMRMLYYQRSSFAKTEPYAGTGWTDAASHLKPLQDKNAQLYNNKTSATEKDLHGGWYDAGDLNKYTSWTANYVITLLTAYQENPAAFTDDYNIPESGNGIPDIIDEVKWGLEHLLRMQQSNGSCLSVLSSAGASPPSSATGQSLYGPATTNATLKCAQAFALAANVYKQVDPVLYATFATTLQTKAIAAWNWAGANPNVTFNNNSDSNGSKGLAAGNQETNDLGRKTSRLGAALYLYDLTGEASYLNYFNSNYKDMPLVAWYNGISQYFLESQSLQLYYLSLPGISSTVAQDIRSRTKIAIYNSRDFADALTSELDPYRAFIRDYNWGSNQYKSNYGNLFWELNEYTIDNAGNNELYLKAAEEYLHYIHGVNPLQLVYLTNMSSYGAEKSVNEMYHTWFADGSAKWDRVGTSTYGPPPGFLMGGANNSYDWDDCCYSSCGSPGNTAICTSTTLPKEQPKQKSYKDFNTNWPLNSWQLTETSLGYQTAYIRLLSKFVNNSNITTGLLSSAKAPGIQLRPNPTQDLVTIEFPSSLATSDMIHVELYDLTGKKVFTKDIENNSSISTVALENGVYVLKVNQDGLMYTERIVKIK from the coding sequence ATGATTAAACTAAAAACACTTTCATTTACCGCATTGCTTTTTGTAGCAGGCTTATTTGCCCATGCTCAGTCGTTCAGTCCCTATATTGTTGTTGACCAGTTTGGTTATCTGCCCCTGGCAACAAAAGTAGCCGTTATCAGAGACCCGCATGTGGGCTTTGACGCTGCTGATGCCTTTACACCGGGCACTTCGTATGCGTTGATTGATGCTACAAACAATGCTGCTGTATTCACAGGTACACCTGCCGCCTGGAAAAATGGTTTTGTGGATACAACATCCGGAGATAAAGCCTGGTGGTTTGATTTTACTTCTTATACAACTCCCGGTAAATATTATGTGAAGGATGTAACAAACAATGCACGTTCAGCAGAGTTTGTAATCAGCACAACAGTTTATAAAGATGTATTGAAAGCCGCTATGCGTATGCTGTATTATCAGCGCTCCAGCTTTGCAAAAACAGAGCCTTATGCAGGAACAGGATGGACAGACGCAGCAAGTCACCTTAAACCTTTGCAGGATAAAAATGCGCAGTTATACAATAATAAAACAAGTGCCACGGAGAAAGATTTACACGGCGGCTGGTATGACGCAGGTGATCTGAATAAATATACATCATGGACTGCAAACTATGTCATTACATTGTTAACTGCCTACCAGGAAAACCCTGCTGCCTTTACTGATGATTATAATATACCTGAATCGGGGAATGGAATTCCGGATATCATTGACGAAGTGAAATGGGGCCTGGAGCATTTACTGCGCATGCAGCAAAGCAATGGATCCTGTTTATCTGTATTGAGTTCAGCAGGTGCCAGTCCGCCGTCTTCTGCTACGGGTCAAAGTTTATATGGCCCAGCTACAACAAATGCTACATTAAAATGTGCCCAAGCATTTGCACTGGCTGCTAACGTATACAAACAAGTTGATCCCGTATTATATGCGACATTTGCTACAACTTTGCAGACAAAAGCGATTGCAGCCTGGAACTGGGCAGGTGCAAATCCGAATGTGACATTCAATAATAACTCTGACAGCAACGGATCTAAAGGTTTAGCAGCAGGCAATCAGGAAACAAATGATTTAGGAAGAAAAACATCCAGGCTTGGTGCTGCTTTATATTTATATGACTTAACGGGAGAAGCTTCGTATCTGAATTATTTTAATTCAAATTATAAAGACATGCCTCTTGTAGCATGGTACAACGGTATCAGTCAATATTTTCTTGAATCACAAAGCCTTCAATTATATTATCTTTCACTACCCGGCATAAGCAGTACTGTTGCTCAGGACATACGTTCCAGAACAAAAATTGCTATTTATAATTCCCGTGATTTTGCTGATGCACTTACTTCAGAACTCGATCCGTACAGAGCATTCATCCGTGATTATAACTGGGGTTCCAACCAATACAAATCAAATTATGGAAATTTATTCTGGGAATTAAATGAATATACTATTGATAATGCAGGCAACAATGAATTGTATCTGAAAGCTGCGGAAGAATATCTGCATTACATTCATGGTGTCAATCCGCTTCAGTTGGTATACTTAACAAACATGAGCAGTTATGGTGCTGAGAAAAGTGTGAATGAAATGTATCATACATGGTTTGCGGATGGAAGTGCTAAGTGGGACCGTGTTGGCACATCAACATACGGCCCGCCTCCGGGCTTTTTAATGGGTGGTGCAAACAACAGTTATGATTGGGATGATTGCTGCTATTCATCTTGCGGATCGCCAGGGAATACAGCTATTTGCACCTCTACAACGCTGCCTAAAGAACAGCCGAAACAAAAATCATACAAAGACTTTAATACAAACTGGCCACTGAATTCATGGCAGTTAACTGAAACAAGTTTAGGCTACCAGACAGCTTACATCCGTTTGTTATCTAAGTTTGTTAATAATTCCAATATTACAACCGGTTTATTATCTTCTGCAAAAGCTCCGGGTATTCAGCTGAGGCCAAACCCAACGCAGGATCTGGTAACAATTGAATTCCCCTCATCTTTGGCTACATCTGATATGATCCATGTTGAGCTATATGATCTGACAGGTAAAAAAGTATTTACGAAAGACATTGAAAACAACAGTTCTATTTCTACTGTTGCACTTGAAAACGGTGTATATGTACTGAAAGTAAATCAGGATGGATTAATGTATACAGAACGTATTGTAAAAATCAAGTAA
- a CDS encoding PorP/SprF family type IX secretion system membrane protein, translating into MTLIRLVCLGLSSMLFYLPVTGQNTAVYPDQFGAYFNNMHLVTPSYFPKDVKVNLSLSYKSRTGALNKISTFNVAFTRVFNHTKPTNHLIRIYFYNEKDGPYIHRPRAYINYGYKIALSKQVNIAAGAAFGFAQTAFTAPSSTANGNSISPDASIGLSLQVKNFEAGFSVCQLLNSEVNPVVAPIIYRRYYNTYLSYHADLSPFIKLKSGMLWRALPTYDDDLNIYSMLEYKETISFGGCYRYNKNFSFVVSTNIHIGKESILLSFVYNTPFFTKLPAWTDSVELNGGYNFY; encoded by the coding sequence ATGACTTTGATTCGCCTTGTTTGTTTGGGTTTAAGCAGCATGTTATTCTATCTGCCTGTAACAGGGCAGAATACTGCTGTATATCCGGATCAATTCGGCGCTTATTTCAATAACATGCATCTGGTTACACCTTCTTATTTCCCCAAAGATGTAAAGGTTAATCTAAGTCTTTCGTACAAGAGCCGTACTGGAGCATTAAACAAGATATCGACCTTTAATGTTGCGTTTACACGCGTATTTAATCACACCAAACCTACCAATCATTTAATCCGAATCTATTTTTACAATGAAAAAGATGGCCCGTATATTCACCGTCCCAGAGCGTACATAAATTACGGATATAAAATTGCATTAAGTAAACAGGTGAATATTGCGGCCGGGGCCGCTTTTGGCTTTGCGCAGACAGCCTTTACAGCTCCGTCTTCAACGGCAAACGGCAACTCAATTTCACCGGATGCATCGATCGGATTAAGTTTGCAGGTAAAAAATTTTGAAGCCGGATTTTCTGTGTGCCAGCTGTTAAACTCCGAAGTAAATCCGGTGGTTGCGCCAATCATATACCGGCGTTATTACAACACGTATCTTTCTTACCATGCTGATCTGTCTCCTTTTATAAAGCTGAAATCAGGCATGCTGTGGCGGGCCTTGCCTACCTATGATGATGATCTGAATATTTACAGCATGCTGGAATATAAGGAAACAATTTCTTTTGGCGGCTGCTACCGCTATAATAAAAATTTCAGTTTCGTTGTATCTACAAACATTCATATTGGTAAAGAAAGCATCTTACTTTCTTTTGTATACAATACACCTTTTTTTACAAAACTTCCGGCCTGGACCGACTCTGTTGAACTTAACGGCGGCTATAATTTTTATTAG
- a CDS encoding RNA polymerase sigma factor — MSIKEEDIVSLINKGKDREVVPLLYKKVYPLVERYIVRNSGKKDDAQDVFQDALLLFYKQIMLKTYDQKYKVFGYLYKICIYKWVNKAKKNSKIVFVDEIEKFEEPVYDEFTETLIVHADENIIRKLFNPIGEKCIELLTYTTYSSLLLEDIMIRMDFNSVSAVKMQLKRCKEKLLKQIDENPALINQLRRK, encoded by the coding sequence GTGAGTATTAAAGAAGAAGATATAGTCTCCCTGATTAATAAGGGAAAGGACCGGGAGGTTGTACCGCTATTGTATAAGAAGGTATACCCCTTGGTTGAACGCTATATTGTACGTAATTCCGGCAAGAAGGACGATGCGCAGGATGTCTTTCAGGATGCTCTTTTATTGTTTTATAAACAGATCATGCTTAAAACATATGATCAGAAATACAAAGTGTTTGGTTACCTGTATAAGATCTGTATTTATAAATGGGTGAATAAGGCAAAGAAGAACAGTAAAATTGTTTTTGTTGATGAAATTGAAAAGTTTGAAGAGCCTGTTTACGATGAATTTACAGAAACGTTGATTGTACATGCAGACGAAAACATCATCCGGAAGTTATTTAATCCGATAGGTGAAAAGTGCATTGAATTGTTGACCTACACTACATACTCAAGCCTGTTGTTAGAAGATATTATGATACGCATGGATTTTAATTCGGTTAGTGCTGTTAAAATGCAGCTGAAACGCTGTAAAGAAAAACTACTGAAACAAATAGATGAAAATCCTGCTTTGATCAATCAATTAAGAAGAAAATGA